One genomic region from Cygnus atratus isolate AKBS03 ecotype Queensland, Australia chromosome 18, CAtr_DNAZoo_HiC_assembly, whole genome shotgun sequence encodes:
- the LOC118255614 gene encoding heparan sulfate glucosamine 3-O-sulfotransferase 3B1-like, which translates to MGQPLKRRLDVPGAVPSVLRRRLLLLGAMLGLWLCLFYSCGGSCAGLAAPGGSPAPRGPSGGGLPPPPPPGLPEAARPISSLADGTGSKRLPQAVIIGVKKGGTRALLEFLRVHPDVRAVGAEPHFFDRNYERGLAWYRDLMPRTLEGQITMEKTPSYFVTKEAPARISSMSKGTKLIVVVRDPVTRAISDYTQTLSKKPDIPTFESLTFKNRTTGLIDTSWSAIQIGIYAKHLENWLLYFPIGQILFVSGERLISDPAGELGRVQDFLGLKRIITDKHFYFNKTKGFPCLKKAEGSSKPHCLGKTKGRTHPDIDQEVVQRLRDFYRPFNMKFYQMTGQDFGWD; encoded by the exons ATGGGGCAGCCCCTGAAGCGGCGCCTCGACGTGCCCGGCGCGGTGCCCTCGGTgctgcggcggcggctgctgctgctgggcgccATGCTCGGCCTCTGGCTCTGCCTCTTCTACTCGTGCGGCGGCTCCTGCGCCGGGCTGGCGGCtcccgggggctccccggcgCCGCGGGGTCCGTCGGGGGGCGGcctgccccccccgccccccccggggctgcccgagGCCGCCCGCCCCATCTCCAGCCTCGCCGACGGCACCGGCAGCAAGCGGCTGCCGCAGGCCGTCATCATCGGCGTGAAGAAGGGGGGGACGCGGGCGCTGCTGGAGTTCCTGCGGGTGCACCCCGACGTGCGCGCCGTCGGCGCCGAGCCCCATTTCTTCGACCGCAACTACGAGCGGGGCCTCGCCTGGTACAG ggacctcaTGCCCAGGACCCTGGAGGGGCAGATCACCATGGAGAAGACCCCCAGCTACTTCGTCACCAAGGAGGCCCCGGCCCGCATCTCCTCCATGTCCAAGGGCACGAAGCTCATCGTGGTGGTGCGGGACCCCGTGACCAGAGCCATCTCGGACTACACCCAGACGCTCTCCAAGAAGCCCGATATCCCCACCTTTGAGAGCCTGACCTTCAAAAACAGGACTACGGGCCTGATCGACACCTCGTGGAGCGCCATCCAGATCGGCATCTATGCCAAGCACCTGGAGAACTGGCTCCTCTACTTCCCCATCGGGCAGATCCTCTTTGTCAGCGGGGAGAGGCTGATCAGCGACCCCGcgggggagctgggcagggtcCAGGACTTTCTGGGCCTCAAGAGGATCATCACCGACAAACACTTCTACTTCAACAAAACCAAGGGCTTCCCCTGCCTGAAGAAGGCGGAGGGCAGCAGCAAACCCCACTGCCTGGGGAAAACGAAAGGCAGGACCCACCCCGACATCGACCAGGAGGTGGTGCAGAGGCTGCGGGACTTCTACCGGCCTTTCAACATGAAGTTCTACCAGATGACGGGGCAGGACTTCGGCTGGGACTGA